A portion of the bacterium genome contains these proteins:
- the rpmB gene encoding 50S ribosomal protein L28 has translation MAKVCYICGKGPQVGYNVSHSNRKTKRRWLPNLHRTKIMINKTAKYVYLCTNCLRTKKQPSLQTV, from the coding sequence ATGGCTAAGGTATGTTACATCTGCGGTAAAGGTCCTCAAGTTGGTTATAATGTTAGCCATTCAAATCGCAAAACGAAGCGAAGATGGTTACCAAATCTTCACAGGACTAAAATAATGATAAATAAAACAGCAAAATATGTCTATCTTTGCACGAATTGTCTGCGGACTAAAAAACAACCATCTTTACAAACTGTTTAA
- the cas6 gene encoding CRISPR system precrRNA processing endoribonuclease RAMP protein Cas6, whose protein sequence is MYIHIASVMLNLKALEPIILPSYKGSTLRGGFGTAFKRVVCAIKDKECPDCLLKEKCVYSYIFETPPPKDTKIMRKYTSAPHPFVIEPPEEKRIGYKPGDEINFSLILIGKAIDYLPYFIYTFQELGKIGIGKDRGKFELEQVACDGETIYDSKDKTLKSITPSTLSVGFDNTYDPFTLETLTLNFLTPTRILYDNHLTIELNFEILLRQLLRRISLLYYFHCNGDPSEWDFRRIIYKSKQVKTIKRMLDWYDWERYSARQDTRMKLGGFVGEITFEGNIEPFIPLIKAGEVLHIGKGTSFGLGRYKVVSATC, encoded by the coding sequence ATGTATATACACATTGCATCAGTTATGCTCAATCTGAAGGCATTAGAGCCAATCATCCTCCCTTCTTACAAAGGCTCGACGCTAAGGGGAGGATTTGGGACTGCCTTTAAGCGAGTAGTTTGTGCCATAAAGGATAAGGAATGTCCAGACTGCCTGCTGAAAGAAAAATGCGTTTATTCATATATCTTTGAAACCCCGCCTCCAAAAGATACAAAGATTATGCGTAAATACACCTCTGCACCTCACCCATTTGTTATTGAGCCACCAGAGGAAAAACGCATAGGCTATAAACCTGGTGATGAGATAAACTTCTCCCTTATTTTAATCGGCAAGGCAATAGATTACCTGCCTTATTTTATCTATACCTTTCAAGAACTTGGGAAGATAGGAATAGGCAAGGATAGAGGCAAGTTTGAGTTGGAACAAGTGGCTTGTGATGGAGAGACAATCTATGATTCTAAAGATAAAACGCTTAAATCCATTACCCCTTCAACCTTATCGGTAGGCTTTGACAATACTTATGACCCATTTACCCTTGAAACCTTAACCTTAAATTTTCTCACCCCCACCCGTATCCTTTATGATAACCATCTTACGATTGAGCTTAATTTCGAGATTCTGCTCAGGCAACTTTTGCGCCGCATCTCTCTCCTCTACTACTTTCATTGTAATGGTGACCCATCTGAATGGGATTTCAGGAGAATAATTTACAAATCCAAACAGGTAAAGACAATAAAACGGATGTTAGACTGGTATGACTGGGAGCGATACTCTGCCCGGCAGGATACCAGAATGAAACTGGGTGGGTTTGTGGGAGAAATAACCTTTGAGGGCAATATTGAGCCATTCATCCCTTTAATTAAAGCAGGTGAGGTATTGCATATTGGCAAAGGCACAAGCTTTGGACTGGGGAGATATAAAGTAGTATCAGCAACCTGCTGA
- a CDS encoding nucleotidyltransferase domain-containing protein gives MFGSRAKGSHKKGSDVDLAIKGKDITEETIKHLSFTLNEEIPLPYFFDVVHYESINNPDLIEHINRVGKIIYKGADGTNPNEE, from the coding sequence ATATTCGGTTCACGCGCCAAAGGAAGCCATAAAAAAGGCTCTGATGTTGATCTGGCCATAAAAGGCAAGGATATTACCGAAGAAACAATCAAACATCTAAGCTTCACCCTTAACGAAGAAATCCCCTTACCATATTTTTTTGATGTAGTTCATTACGAAAGCATAAACAACCCTGATTTGATTGAACATATCAACCGTGTGGGGAAAATTATTTATAAAGGAGCAGATGGCACAAACCCGAATGAGGAATAA
- the cas10 gene encoding type III-A CRISPR-associated protein Cas10/Csm1: protein MINNKHLEELLKPIFIDGLLETINWYKSDAPYYLRSIFNQVGFKDRDGKEAIYYTSPSSLSSQIVYPKSDKNGLKRIKKEVLEQINEYYKAFSKDYLDSLNSNQLLFLLEKFGGNVPIKESEVTSIFDVYKIKAAKAVIQLNRENLEHHDNLLINIDLSGIQRFIYNISSSGASKNLRSRSFFVELLSNHLIYKVLNALNLHYVNVIMNGGGNIYILSGCPKEDEDPLINIAYSLNRWFLREFNGKLYAAFSYVKCSDEELKMNLPGLLREISNQAFTKKRMKFKAIIERGEFPFVEETDPNSQSCEICYRDDSTIRVQEEEVRCSLCQRLIELGNQIPKAKFIYSYNKDDRECLPIEASYYLLSEVKKDLRCLWVVFEDREDFIEDIEDSATYIFVKTYITKIGDLDETVLRNKETESMVKEDIAPLEDIAESSKGAKLIGALRMDADNIGKILHSGFYEGANLELLSSLSRNMNYFFKLYLESLCKGTESLSTRNNHRLSGHVIYAGGDDLFILGAWDKTASLAIDIGKAFKKYTCENIDIGLSGGLTLHNPKFPVSKMAETSMRALKTAKENLEPCWMCRKEWITCPLYEIGKCLRKDSFAPFFTEYLLSRKKKFSERFRTPKYSQEPPRLKLALKWEKYKREEAKVVDEVNEYILKPLDAFKKGSNLLPQGFFHNTLNLLEIWYNEDLLYLPKIVWGLEKVKRELKKQKIESEEGKSLYELYEMYLHFNKGMFSTLYIPLSWVILLTRGGDEIDYEKANGGKTL, encoded by the coding sequence ATGATTAATAATAAGCACTTAGAAGAATTATTGAAGCCGATTTTTATAGATGGACTACTTGAAACCATCAATTGGTATAAATCAGATGCTCCCTATTATCTCAGGTCTATATTTAATCAGGTAGGTTTTAAAGATAGGGATGGGAAAGAGGCTATTTACTATACCTCACCCTCAAGTCTTTCATCTCAGATTGTATATCCAAAGTCAGACAAAAATGGGCTAAAAAGGATTAAAAAAGAGGTGTTGGAGCAGATAAATGAGTACTATAAAGCCTTTTCAAAAGACTACCTTGATTCTCTAAATTCTAACCAGCTACTTTTCCTGCTTGAGAAATTTGGTGGAAATGTGCCTATAAAGGAATCAGAAGTTACATCAATCTTTGATGTATATAAAATTAAAGCAGCAAAAGCGGTTATCCAATTAAATAGAGAAAATTTAGAACATCACGATAATCTGCTTATAAATATTGACCTATCAGGAATCCAGAGATTTATCTATAATATCTCTTCCTCTGGAGCATCAAAAAATCTCCGCTCCCGTTCCTTCTTTGTTGAACTTTTGTCTAATCATCTTATCTATAAAGTGTTAAATGCTTTAAACCTCCATTATGTAAATGTCATTATGAATGGTGGAGGCAATATTTACATACTTTCAGGTTGCCCCAAGGAAGATGAAGACCCTCTCATTAACATCGCCTATAGCCTTAACCGGTGGTTTCTAAGAGAATTCAATGGAAAACTTTATGCTGCCTTTAGCTATGTTAAATGTTCGGATGAGGAACTCAAGATGAATCTTCCAGGCTTATTAAGAGAAATTTCAAACCAGGCATTTACTAAAAAACGCATGAAGTTCAAAGCCATTATAGAAAGGGGTGAATTCCCTTTTGTGGAAGAAACTGACCCAAATTCTCAAAGTTGTGAAATTTGCTATAGAGATGATTCCACAATCAGAGTTCAGGAGGAGGAAGTCAGATGTTCCTTGTGCCAAAGACTTATTGAACTTGGTAATCAGATACCAAAAGCAAAATTTATCTACAGTTACAACAAGGATGATAGAGAATGTCTACCGATAGAGGCCTCATATTATCTTTTGTCTGAAGTGAAAAAAGACTTAAGGTGTTTATGGGTTGTTTTTGAAGATAGAGAGGATTTTATAGAAGACATTGAAGACTCTGCTACATATATATTTGTAAAGACATATATCACAAAGATTGGTGATTTGGATGAAACTGTGCTCAGAAACAAAGAGACAGAATCAATGGTAAAAGAAGATATTGCCCCTCTTGAAGATATTGCTGAAAGTTCAAAAGGTGCGAAACTCATTGGAGCTTTAAGAATGGATGCAGACAATATAGGTAAAATTCTGCATTCCGGTTTTTACGAAGGTGCAAATCTTGAGCTCCTATCATCTCTTTCAAGAAATATGAATTATTTCTTTAAATTATATCTGGAATCGTTATGTAAGGGAACAGAATCCCTTTCTACCAGGAACAACCATCGTTTAAGTGGTCATGTTATATATGCCGGAGGTGACGACCTTTTCATTCTTGGTGCATGGGACAAGACTGCCTCTCTTGCAATTGACATTGGAAAAGCCTTTAAAAAATATACCTGCGAAAATATTGATATTGGTCTAAGTGGAGGACTTACACTTCACAATCCTAAATTTCCTGTAAGCAAGATGGCAGAGACATCAATGAGGGCTTTAAAAACAGCAAAAGAGAACCTTGAACCCTGTTGGATGTGCAGGAAGGAATGGATTACTTGCCCTCTTTATGAAATAGGTAAGTGCTTAAGAAAGGACTCGTTTGCCCCATTCTTTACCGAATATCTGTTATCTCGTAAAAAGAAATTTAGCGAAAGGTTTAGAACCCCCAAATATTCCCAAGAACCGCCAAGATTGAAACTTGCCCTCAAATGGGAAAAATATAAGAGAGAAGAAGCGAAGGTGGTTGATGAGGTTAATGAATATATCTTAAAACCTTTAGATGCATTTAAAAAAGGAAGCAATTTGCTACCACAGGGATTTTTTCATAATACCTTGAATTTGCTGGAGATATGGTATAATGAAGACCTGCTCTATCTTCCTAAAATTGTATGGGGTCTTGAAAAGGTTAAAAGAGAGTTGAAAAAGCAAAAGATTGAGAGCGAAGAGGGGAAATCTCTTTATGAACTTTATGAAATGTATCTCCATTTTAATAAAGGGATGTTTTCAACATTGTATATACCCCTTTCTTGGGTTATACTTTTAACCAGAGGAGGTGATGAAATTGATTACGAGAAAGCCAATGGAGGAAAAACTCTATGA
- the csm2 gene encoding type III-A CRISPR-associated protein Csm2 yields MITRKPMEEKLYEEWGLKTAEGIRNKIFENYSGDATLKTILDAEKLVVCSYALGRILSSPEVRLKVAQLRRFYEALLTIRAIIGTIRKKPKVDADESFKTMVRNKILMLKPRLADAKARQPREVTPFFEVINPLIDMVRDIEDYDRLCEFVEAIVAYHRYCGGRD; encoded by the coding sequence TTGATTACGAGAAAGCCAATGGAGGAAAAACTCTATGAAGAGTGGGGGCTAAAAACCGCAGAGGGGATACGAAACAAGATATTTGAAAACTATTCAGGGGATGCCACACTTAAAACTATCCTTGATGCTGAAAAATTGGTGGTGTGCAGTTATGCTTTGGGTAGGATACTCTCAAGTCCTGAGGTTCGTCTTAAAGTTGCTCAGCTAAGAAGGTTTTACGAGGCACTCCTTACCATTAGAGCTATTATCGGCACTATCAGGAAAAAGCCAAAGGTAGATGCAGATGAGTCGTTTAAAACTATGGTAAGGAATAAAATCCTGATGTTGAAACCTCGGCTTGCCGATGCTAAGGCAAGACAACCACGCGAGGTAACCCCTTTCTTTGAGGTAATCAATCCATTGATTGATATGGTAAGAGATATTGAGGATTACGACAGGCTCTGTGAGTTTGTCGAAGCAATAGTCGCCTACCACAGATATTGTGGGGGAAGAGACTAA
- the csm3 gene encoding type III-A CRISPR-associated RAMP protein Csm3, producing the protein MGENGHRLLMGKVLFGGKIILETGLHIGGSQESMQIGGVDLPVIRDSANNLPYIPGSSLKGKLRSTLEKFGERIKENKREKLSSNRNIGTYRNPLFIHCCEDVRYSLSCDVCRIFGSSGDDRSVPKGEKAENFPSLLMVRDCLLDESLIEVSSVFTEVKIETGIDRTTMSANPRRIERVLPDNVFKFEMVYTVDSLGFTGRDKPCFREDALKRDLNNLLTCMEIIQNEGIGGYTSRGYGKIKFTFKEFVGRSLGYFMGDERKWKGKVEKEGEFTIEEARGEIDNIVNFLKEEAQGVIAGKDEI; encoded by the coding sequence ATGGGAGAAAATGGACATAGGCTTTTAATGGGAAAGGTGCTTTTCGGGGGGAAAATTATTTTAGAGACAGGACTTCATATCGGTGGGTCCCAGGAGTCTATGCAGATAGGTGGTGTTGACCTGCCAGTTATCAGGGATTCGGCAAACAACCTGCCCTATATTCCTGGAAGTTCTTTAAAGGGAAAACTAAGAAGCACCCTTGAGAAATTTGGAGAGCGGATTAAGGAGAATAAAAGGGAGAAACTCTCCTCCAACCGAAATATAGGAACATACAGAAATCCCTTATTCATCCACTGCTGTGAAGATGTCAGATATTCATTATCCTGTGATGTCTGCAGAATCTTTGGCTCAAGTGGTGATGATAGGTCTGTCCCAAAAGGGGAAAAGGCGGAAAATTTCCCATCACTATTGATGGTTAGAGACTGTCTTCTCGATGAAAGTCTGATAGAGGTCTCTTCTGTTTTTACTGAGGTAAAGATAGAAACCGGTATAGACAGGACAACTATGTCTGCCAATCCAAGAAGGATTGAAAGGGTTTTGCCTGATAATGTGTTCAAATTTGAAATGGTTTATACCGTTGACTCACTTGGATTTACAGGTAGAGACAAACCTTGCTTTAGAGAAGATGCCTTAAAAAGAGACCTGAATAACCTTCTAACTTGTATGGAGATTATCCAGAATGAAGGGATAGGAGGTTATACCTCTCGGGGTTATGGCAAGATAAAATTTACATTTAAAGAATTTGTGGGAAGGTCTCTGGGTTATTTTATGGGTGATGAGAGAAAGTGGAAGGGTAAAGTAGAAAAAGAGGGAGAATTTACCATAGAAGAGGCAAGGGGTGAGATAGACAATATTGTGAACTTTTTGAAAGAGGAGGCACAAGGTGTTATTGCTGGCAAGGATGAGATTTAA
- the csm4 gene encoding type III-A CRISPR-associated RAMP protein Csm4, giving the protein MLLLARMRFKRAISIGGGDLSLGEGFTGILHSDTIFSGIANKLAEIPSNYDGGYSIKELISNLNTDSPPFRISSAFPYFMDEYYLPTPYGTGELYLEKLKDVPLIKLSDFLELASGNYERIKKKPLKDSVNELMVSFTAPRVTIDRITTSTNIYQTTGWLMNQDCGLYFLIDLKDELLKDKLLLCIRLLGESGIGGDRSIGYGIFDSELIEIDNLPEWSELFQERGGKNTSYYSLSLCYPSNNDEAKEAISYNILSRKGWIFSSSSIKQSKRRECKMFAEGSLFKSPIKGQMAKVAPSRFRQEEHEVYRYGLGMMVEIVNHY; this is encoded by the coding sequence GTGTTATTGCTGGCAAGGATGAGATTTAAAAGGGCTATATCCATTGGAGGTGGAGATTTATCCCTTGGGGAAGGATTTACCGGTATTCTTCATTCAGACACAATCTTTAGTGGTATTGCCAATAAGTTGGCTGAGATACCCAGCAATTACGATGGTGGATATTCTATAAAGGAATTAATTAGCAATTTGAACACTGATTCTCCTCCCTTTAGAATTTCCTCAGCCTTCCCTTATTTTATGGATGAATATTACCTTCCCACCCCATACGGGACAGGTGAACTGTATCTGGAGAAATTAAAAGATGTTCCCCTCATTAAGCTCTCTGATTTTCTTGAGCTTGCCTCAGGCAACTACGAAAGAATCAAAAAGAAACCACTCAAAGATTCTGTTAATGAGCTGATGGTAAGTTTTACTGCCCCGAGGGTGACCATTGATAGAATAACTACCTCTACAAATATCTATCAGACTACCGGATGGCTGATGAATCAAGACTGTGGGCTTTACTTTTTAATAGACCTTAAAGATGAATTACTCAAGGATAAACTTTTGCTGTGTATAAGGCTTCTGGGTGAAAGTGGAATAGGTGGTGATAGAAGCATCGGTTATGGTATTTTTGATTCAGAGCTTATTGAGATAGATAATTTGCCTGAATGGTCTGAGTTATTTCAAGAAAGAGGCGGGAAAAACACTTCTTATTATTCCCTTTCACTCTGCTATCCCTCAAACAATGATGAGGCAAAAGAGGCTATATCGTATAATATTCTTTCCAGAAAGGGCTGGATCTTCTCAAGCTCCTCTATAAAACAGAGCAAACGCAGAGAATGTAAGATGTTTGCCGAGGGCTCATTATTTAAAAGCCCAATAAAAGGTCAGATGGCAAAGGTAGCTCCCTCAAGGTTTCGCCAGGAGGAACATGAGGTCTATAGATACGGACTTGGGATGATGGTTGAAATTGTTAATCATTATTAA
- a CDS encoding transposase translates to MSAPRLENFDYIGYAAYSITICCNFKHNYFESDKTVHECINILKEIAEKYQFKIYLYTFMPDHLHLCVIGDSENANLQKMIKIFKQKCGFWFKKEYNKQLFQQGYYDHIIRKEEGIENVMKYIANNPVRKELCKNFEDYRFTGSFEFDVNKIFM, encoded by the coding sequence GTGTCAGCACCAAGATTAGAAAATTTTGATTATATTGGTTATGCTGCTTATTCAATCACAATATGTTGTAATTTTAAACATAACTATTTTGAATCAGATAAAACAGTCCATGAATGTATAAATATATTAAAAGAGATTGCAGAAAAATATCAATTCAAGATTTATTTATACACATTTATGCCCGACCATTTGCACTTATGTGTTATTGGTGATTCTGAAAATGCAAATTTACAAAAGATGATTAAGATATTTAAACAGAAATGTGGATTCTGGTTTAAAAAAGAATATAATAAACAGTTGTTTCAACAAGGATACTATGACCATATTATTAGGAAAGAAGAAGGGATTGAAAATGTAATGAAATATATTGCCAATAATCCAGTAAGAAAAGAACTATGTAAAAATTTTGAAGATTATAGATTTACAGGTTCATTTGAGTTTGATGTAAATAAAATATTTATGTAG
- a CDS encoding class II aldolase/adducin family protein — translation MDIKQTLKKNGKLAAELDMVWGTSGNMSLRIDEDSFLITTSGASLGNLQDEEMIICQINDDLVKGKPSMEFRMHKQIYLQRKEIMAVLHSQPLFSTIVACAKNLEIKTQIIPESIVYLKKIERVPYQHPGSLELALAVGEKIKNATILLLENHGVVCAGDSIEEVINKTQTLEFLCKLIIFSKSANIELRPIARQKASAFLNSLDIEIDRW, via the coding sequence ATGGATATAAAACAAACTTTGAAAAAAAATGGTAAACTTGCCGCAGAACTTGACATGGTCTGGGGAACAAGTGGTAATATGAGTTTGAGAATAGATGAAGATAGTTTTCTTATCACCACCAGTGGAGCCTCACTTGGAAACCTGCAGGACGAAGAGATGATTATTTGTCAGATAAATGATGATTTGGTTAAGGGAAAACCATCTATGGAATTTAGAATGCATAAACAAATCTATCTTCAAAGAAAAGAAATTATGGCTGTTCTTCATTCCCAACCTCTGTTTAGTACCATTGTGGCTTGTGCTAAAAATCTGGAAATAAAAACACAAATTATCCCGGAATCAATTGTTTATCTCAAAAAGATAGAAAGAGTGCCATATCAACATCCTGGCAGTCTGGAACTGGCATTAGCAGTTGGGGAAAAGATTAAAAATGCTACTATCTTGTTACTTGAAAATCATGGCGTTGTTTGTGCCGGTGATTCTATCGAAGAGGTGATTAATAAAACCCAGACACTTGAGTTTCTATGCAAATTAATTATCTTCTCAAAATCGGCGAATATAGAATTAAGACCTATTGCCAGGCAGAAAGCCAGTGCTTTTCTTAACTCATTGGATATAGAGATTGATAGGTGGTAA
- a CDS encoding GxxExxY protein, which produces MESIYHNALKVEFARQNIIFESEKEVKIFYQGVEVGIHRLDLFVEDEIVVEIKTVEEISGKYYNQVRLYLRAVDKEIGLLVNFADSRIDVRRVEQEKV; this is translated from the coding sequence CTGGAGAGCATCTATCACAATGCTTTGAAGGTTGAGTTTGCAAGACAGAACATCATCTTTGAATCAGAAAAAGAAGTCAAGATATTCTATCAAGGTGTTGAGGTTGGGATTCATAGACTTGATCTTTTTGTTGAAGATGAGATTGTGGTAGAGATTAAAACTGTTGAGGAGATAAGTGGGAAGTATTATAATCAGGTTAGATTATACCTTAGAGCAGTGGATAAAGAAATAGGGTTACTGGTAAATTTCGCAGACTCCAGGATTGATGTCCGAAGGGTGGAGCAAGAAAAAGTTTGA
- a CDS encoding YfhO family protein produces the protein MKNYKNLFAISVIFILPIIFFWRIIFLNETLFVGDIISLNYPSRVFVRDCIREGILPLWCPYIYCGFPLLAEGQAGVFYPLNLILFTLLEPVTAFNLSVILHFSLAGLFMFMYLRIIKCDQWSALLAGITFMFSGVFITHLIYFNMLTIYVWLPLILYLIEISFLKKGIRYIIFIGVIFGMQFLGGYPQASLQILLVVTAYLLFKTIKLKRLVIIFLIASGIYAIQLFPTYELLRESYRSQPIPYYEWVLTSLSLPQLITFILPDFFGNPFKGIYVGDWNYIDLCGYLGIIPLIFGIMAISLKRDKYTFFSLAICLLGLLLAFGKYNPLYNLLYHFPIISSIRYPARYLYLWTFGMSVLAGLGFNYLLENQSIKKRLVIFTCLCFNLVSIFSLIWIYGEKDILYSIMIKDWLLFMTLSTLSFSLLILYLKYKITRSIFASLSIVVLIVNIFIYWSGFNPTVKKSILTSTPQSVRFLKKDKSLYRIITWDWKEKYKDPIARSNITKLKPFTEVITPVKESITPNLSLLYKISSIDGWLPLNLSRYIEFSQILNFKLFSLINGKYIITSKDTHIPHPLVFSNEAINIYENKTCLPRAFIVHQAKVIKDKETILHTLKSEDFYPGEYVILEEEIDKKISPQLKNTKEKVKITKYFPLEVKIEASLSRAGFLVLTDTYYPNWEVYVNNKKEKIYRADFLFRAVPLPAGNFSLRFVYNPVSFNLGAKITVITLIFLGGLYIFGDVLNPGKRSR, from the coding sequence ATGAAAAACTATAAAAATCTATTTGCCATATCCGTTATTTTTATCTTACCTATTATCTTCTTCTGGCGGATAATATTTTTAAATGAAACCTTATTTGTTGGAGATATAATTAGTCTAAATTATCCTTCACGGGTATTTGTTCGGGACTGCATTAGAGAAGGCATTCTTCCTTTGTGGTGTCCTTATATCTATTGTGGATTTCCTTTATTAGCCGAAGGACAGGCAGGTGTCTTCTACCCTTTAAACCTCATTTTATTTACCCTTCTTGAGCCAGTAACTGCCTTTAACTTGAGTGTCATCCTCCATTTTTCTCTGGCAGGGCTATTTATGTTTATGTATTTGAGGATAATTAAATGTGACCAATGGAGTGCTCTTCTTGCCGGGATTACATTTATGTTCAGTGGCGTATTTATAACCCACTTAATTTATTTTAATATGTTGACTATCTATGTCTGGTTGCCGTTAATCCTTTACCTGATTGAAATCTCATTTTTAAAAAAAGGCATAAGATACATAATTTTTATCGGTGTTATATTTGGGATGCAATTTTTAGGTGGTTACCCACAAGCCTCATTACAAATATTACTTGTTGTTACCGCATATCTTTTATTCAAAACCATTAAACTAAAAAGGTTAGTTATCATTTTTTTAATTGCATCCGGGATTTATGCAATTCAATTATTTCCGACTTATGAATTATTAAGAGAAAGTTACCGCAGTCAACCTATCCCTTATTATGAATGGGTATTAACCTCACTTTCTTTACCTCAACTTATTACCTTTATCCTGCCTGATTTCTTTGGTAATCCATTTAAAGGTATTTATGTTGGTGATTGGAATTACATTGACTTATGTGGCTATCTGGGGATTATCCCTCTAATCTTCGGAATAATGGCTATTAGTTTAAAAAGGGATAAATACACCTTTTTTTCCCTGGCAATATGCCTTTTAGGATTATTATTAGCCTTTGGAAAGTATAATCCACTTTATAATCTTTTGTATCATTTCCCGATAATAAGTTCAATCAGATATCCAGCACGATATTTATATCTATGGACATTTGGTATGTCTGTTTTGGCTGGTTTGGGATTCAATTATTTGCTTGAAAATCAATCTATAAAGAAACGGTTAGTTATTTTTACCTGTCTGTGTTTTAATTTGGTGAGTATCTTTTCGCTTATTTGGATTTATGGAGAAAAAGATATCCTATATTCAATAATGATAAAAGACTGGTTGTTATTTATGACATTAAGCACATTGAGTTTTAGTCTGCTTATTTTATACCTGAAATATAAAATTACCCGGTCAATATTTGCCTCATTAAGTATTGTTGTTTTGATAGTGAATATCTTTATATATTGGTCCGGATTTAATCCGACAGTGAAAAAATCAATTTTAACTTCTACCCCGCAGTCAGTCCGTTTCTTAAAAAAAGATAAGAGTCTTTATCGAATTATTACCTGGGACTGGAAGGAAAAATATAAAGACCCAATTGCCCGAAGTAATATTACTAAATTAAAGCCTTTTACAGAAGTAATAACACCAGTCAAAGAAAGCATCACTCCAAATCTTTCTTTATTATATAAAATATCATCGATTGATGGTTGGCTTCCCTTAAATTTAAGTCGATACATCGAATTTAGCCAAATATTAAATTTTAAGCTATTTTCTTTAATCAATGGTAAGTATATAATTACCTCTAAAGATACCCATATTCCTCATCCGTTGGTTTTTAGCAACGAGGCGATAAATATTTATGAAAATAAAACCTGTCTCCCAAGGGCATTTATTGTTCATCAGGCAAAGGTCATTAAAGATAAAGAAACTATTCTTCACACACTTAAAAGTGAGGATTTTTATCCCGGGGAATATGTTATCCTTGAGGAAGAAATAGACAAAAAAATATCACCTCAACTAAAGAATACCAAAGAGAAGGTCAAAATAACGAAATATTTCCCATTAGAGGTAAAAATAGAAGCAAGTTTATCCAGAGCAGGTTTTCTTGTTCTTACTGATACCTATTATCCTAACTGGGAGGTCTATGTAAATAATAAAAAAGAAAAAATTTATCGAGCAGATTTTTTATTTAGAGCCGTTCCTTTACCTGCAGGGAATTTTAGCCTCAGGTTTGTTTATAATCCTGTCTCTTTTAATCTTGGGGCAAAAATTACCGTTATCACCTTGATTTTTCTTGGCGGACTATATATCTTCGGAGATGTCTTGAACCCGGGCAAGCGTTCTCGATAG